In Truepera sp., the sequence ACGGCCACTCGCGGGATAAGCGAGAAGATGGCCGTACGCTCGTCCGTGCTGCGGGCGATGTCGCGGAACCCCAACAACCAAGGCTGCTCCCACCGCCAGATCACGTTCCCATCCCGGTCCCGCTTCACGAGCCGCTCCTCGACCTCCACGTCCTCCACCCAGTACCTCGGCATCGGCGCGAAGCTCGGATCTTGGTGCTCCTCGAGTGTCGTGTCGCGGATTCTGCCGTCGCGCTCGTACGTAGCGAAGCGGTGGTCGAAATGGTGAATCATCTTCGCTTCGTAAAGAGGCAGGTAAGTCCCATTACCTTGCCGAAAGATGTTGCCGTCGAGCTCATACCCTTGCGCTTCGAGCTGGTCGCGGGTGCGGAAGAGTCCGGAGTCGCTGGTCATGTTGAACAGCCCTTGCTTGAAGGTGATGTCCCAGGGATTCTCGCCGGTTTCTTCGTTGATGAGGACGGGGAAGCGTTGGTAGATGCGTTTGGTTATCTCGGCGTCGCGGCGGGTGCGGAAGGTGGGTGCGGTGCGCGTGTTGGGGTTGAGGAGTTTGATGTCGTCTGCGGTGAGGGTGAAGCGCTTGTCGGCGTCGAGCACGTCGGTGGGTTCGTGGGCGAAGAAGACGTACCAGGCTTCTTGGATGGGTCGCGCGGAGCCGCTGAGGGTGACGAGGGCGAACTTCACCCGGCTGTCCACGGCTGGGAAGACCTTGCGGCGGTTCTCGAAGTCGTAGAGGCTCACGAGGTTGTGGTTCTCGGTGATGGCGCGGAAGTAGTGCTGGGTGGTGTGGTCGGTGGCGATGCCGCTGGGGACGATGAAGCCGGCGCGTCCGGTGGCGCGGGTGAGGTCGCGGTCGAGTTCGGCGAAAGCGGCGTACGTGTTGATGCGACCCCGCCCGCAGAGCGGGTAGCGACCCGATTTCGCTATGAAGTGCGCGATTCCATCATGCCGGCGCTTAGCCTCCAAGAATGCGCGGTGGAGACTCGGATTCTCGTGTTCGAGGCGGTCGATGGCTGCTTTGCGGGCGGCACCGGTAGGTGCGTTTGTGATGTCTTGGTCTCGGCTGGCGAACCACTCCTGCTCTTTGAGTTCGGTGTGCTCCCAGGGCGGGTTACCGAGGACGACATCGAAGCCCGGGTGTTCGCGGTGGAAGACGTCGGCGAACTCGATGCCCCAGTGGAAGTAGCGGTGTCGGTCGCGTAGATCGCCGATGACGGCTTGCCGGTCGCTGGTGAGGGTGTGGTCGTTGGCGAGGTCGTGGAGGTCGTTGGTGGTGATGGGGGTGGGTTGGTCCGGGCGTTTGGGCCAGAAGAACGCGGCGGTCCAGGCGTCGGCGATGGCGTGCGCGCGGGTGAAGCCTTGTTGTTCCTCGAGCTGGTGGTAGGCGACTTCTTTGGCGCGCGTGGCTTCGATGTCGTCGTCGGGCGTGGCCTCGAGTTTCCGGAGGGAGCGCGCAACTGCGGCGCCGGGGTCGGCGTCTTGGTTGGCGAAGAGGCTGCTTTGTCCGCCGCGTTCTTCCCGGTTGCGACGCTTGGCTGCGTTGGTGGTTTGCTTGTCGTCGCCGAGGAGGGCGATGTAGGCGTTGTCGGGGATGCCGTCTTGGAGGAGTTGGGGGATTGTCTTGGTGTGGGGTGCCCCGATGAGGCTGTTGCCGGTCTTTATGTGGTGATCGAGGAAGGTAAGGGGTTTGCCGGGGTCGAGGGCTTCGAGCCAGAGCGCGACTTTGCAGAGCTCGGCGGCCATGTCGTTGAGGTCCACGCCGTAGAGACAGTGGGTGATGGTGTCGCGAAGGGCGGCTCGGGTGGCTTGCGGGGTGGGCTCGTCGTCGCCGGTGCGGACTTGGGCGAGGCGTTTGGCGATGCGGTGGGCTGCGGCGATGAGGAAGTGACCGCTGCCGCTGGCGGGGTCGACGACCTTGAGTTCGAGGATGGCCTTCTCGGCGTCGTCCTTGCGCATGGCTTCGTCGAGGACGGGGTCGAGGGCGCTGTCGAGGAGCAGGGTGATGAGGCTGGTGGGGGTGTAGTAACTGCCGGTGGTCTTGCGTTCGTTGCCGGTGAGCGTTTCGAGGGTGAAGTGGCTGGGGTCGGGGTCGAGGCGGGGCTGGAGTTCGAGGAGGCTTTCGTAGACGCTGCCGAGTTCTTCCGCGCCGAGGTTCTTGTAATCGATGGGGTAACGGGCGTGGTTGACCTGGGTGTATGCGAGGTGGCGGATGGCGGTGAGGAGGCTGCGGTTGGTGAGCTCGGCGGTGTCGAGGTGGGGGGTGGCACCGGGGCTGAAGAGGAAGCCACCGAGGGCAGGGATGGCGAGGTCGGAGGCACCGTCGCTGCCGAGCCAGTGCCAGGTGCGTTTGAGGAGCTGGTACTGGTCGGGGTGGCGTCCGCCGGGGATGGCGTCGGCGAGGTCGCGGAGGCGGCGGGTGGAGTAGTAGGTGTAGCGGCGTCTGGCGTCTTCGCTGGCGGTTGGTGGGTGGAGGAGATCGCGGTCTTCGCTGGCGAAGAGCACGAGGAAGCGGTAGATGACGCGGAGGAGTTGCCGGTAGTAGTGCTGGGGGGTGAGCGTGCCCTTGGTGAGGTCGGTGCGGAGGTTGGTGTTCGCGGGGTGTTCGAGGAAGCCTTGCCCGAGGGTGGTGAGGGCTGCGTGAACGCCGTCGCGCAGGCGGTCGAGGGCGCGGGTGCCTTGTTCTTGAGCGGCCCGGGTCCATTGTTCGAGGAGGGTGTTCTCGGGTTTGTCGGCTTCGAGGCGGCTTTGGTGGAGGGTGAGGTAGAGCAGGACGAAGTCGGCGTAGACCTCGCCGGCCAACATGGCTTCGAGGTCGAACTCGAGGTACGCCTGGCGGGTGAGGGTGTGGTTGTCGCGTAATAGGCGGAGTTTGAGGCCGTTGCTGACTACACCCCAGAGGCTTTCGTCGGTGGCGTTGAGGTAGGTCTGGATGAGGCCGTGGGGGCTTTGCCTGGCGGCGCCTGCAACGCCGGCGGTGCGGGTGTCGAGGTCGATATTGCAGCCGACGAGGTGGATGGGGACGTGCGACCAAGCGTGGCTAATGGGGTAGGTCTTGCCGCCCAACTCGCGAACGGTGGTGGTTTGGAGGCGACCGTAGTCGAGGACTTGGAAGAGTGGGAGGAGCCAGCGGTCACGAGTGGTGGCGGTGCCGGGGTTGCCCGGGGGAATCGTGGCGCGGGCCGCTTGGAAGGCGGCCCAGGCGCCTTGGAGTTTGTTCCAGGCTTCGCTGATGGCTTCGCTGAGCCGGGTGTGCCCGATGAGGTGGTAGGCGTCGGGAGTGAGGCCGGGGAGGTCTTTGTCGGTGTCGCGGAGGCGTCTGAGGAGGTCGGGGGGAAGGAGCGCGCCTTCGGTGCGGATGGTGGTGAAGTCGTGGTGGCGGGCCATGACCTAGGCGGGAAGGTAGGTGTACACGCCGAGGATATCGACGGGAAGGAGCGGTTCGACCTGGTACCGCAGGCCTTTTGCGCGCGCCGCTTCGCGCACGCGGCGGTGCGCCTCCAGCAGCGCCTGCGCGTGCGCCTCGGCGGTGTCGTTGAGGTGGGGGTTGATGGCGTTGGCGCCGTCGAGGAAGCGTTGGTGGTAGTCGCGGGCCTGGCCGGGGTCGATGTTGCCGCCCGGGGTGGCGGCGAGGAGCGCGGCGGTGGCGTCCTCTTCGAGCCAGGTAGCGCTCTCGGTGGCGCCTTGGTAGGCGAGGAGGGCGATGTCCTCGGCGAGAGTCTGCCAGGTGCGGCCGGCGTGGGTGGTGGTGAGGTGGTAGCGGAACCGGGCGAGCAGGAGAGTCGTACGGACTTCGACGGCGTGGGTGCGCATGACGCCGGCCCGTTTGGCGGTGCTCTCAAGGTGTTCGTCGAGGGCGGCGTCGAGCACGTACGTGGCTAGCGCCTCGGTGAACGGATGGGTGCGGGTGAGAAGCGTCTCGCCGGGTCTGGTTGGTGGTCCGAGGCGTGCGCGCATGCGCGTGTGCTCGGCGTGGATGGCGTCCTTGAGAGCGGTGGGGGCGCTGCTGAGGTCGAGGTCCAATGCGCCGTGGCGAGTAGGGGTGGCTATGCCCTTGTGGGCGCGGACGGCGGTGGTGAGGAAGCGCTCGAGCAGGTGCTTGCCGCCGAGGGCGGTTTGGGCGGCCGTGAGTTCGCGCATGACCTCGTCCGGTTTGAGGCTTTCCTGCGCGAAGACGGTGCGGGAGCGTCGTTCGCGGTCGGCGGCGGCGTCCCACTTACGGCCAAGGTCGGCCGCCTTGGGTTTGATGTACTCGTCGAGGTCGTCGAAGAGCGCGGCTTGCTGGGCGTGGCCGCGGTCGAGGCCGCGCAGGAGCAGTCCTTCGAAGATGGCTTCGATGAGTTCGTCGCTTTGGGCGGGCACTGGGACGCTGATGCCGAGGCTGGTGCGGATGGTCTTGTGCTTGCGGATGAGCACGTCGAGCACGATGCCGTCGATCTGGTTGTCGGTGCCGTACATCGTGCGCATCAGGACCTTGGGTTGAGGTTGGCCGTAGCGATCGACGCGGCCTTCGCGCTGCTCGTGCCTCGTGGGGTTCCAGCTGAGGTCGTAGTGGATGACGGCGTCGAAGGCGGCCTGCAGGTTCACGCCTTCGCTGAGGCAATCCGTCGCGACGAGCACGCGTTTTTCGGATTTGGCGAGGTCGAGGATCCGCGCTTCACGTTCCTCGGGCACCAGCCTGCCGGTGACGGCGGCGACGTCCACGCCGTTCATGGCGCCGCGGAGCGCGTCGGCGACGTACTCGGCGGTGGGGATGAAGCGGCAGAAGACGATGGGCGCGTACCCGTCCTTGACCAGATCCTTCACGAGCTTGATGACGGTGGAGAGCTTGTTGTCGTGCTCGCCGCCAAGCGCGTCGGCTTCGCGGGCGTAGGCGAGGAGGCGCTTGCGGTGGTTGCTGGCGTCGTCGTCGGTCTCTTGGCTGCCGGGGGTGACGTCGATGCCTTCGTTGGTCTCGTCGTCTACTTGGTCGAGGACGGTGCGCCGCCCGAGCTCATCGGCCTCCGCGGCGGACTCGGTCTCGCTGACGACGGCGCGGTTGCGTAGAGTGCTGGCGGCGGCGGCGGGACTGCTGGCGAGGGCGCGCAGCAGCGCGAGCATGCTCCACCAACGCACGCGTTGCCGGTGGCTGCCGTCGCCGGTGTCGAGTGTCTCGCGGGCATATGCCAGAACCTTCTCGAAGAGGCCCTTGTACTCGGGGCTGAGCGTGTAGGGCACGTCAGCGTCGTCGCGTTCAGGGAAGGGCGTGGCGGCGTCCATGTAGCTGCGGATGTCGCCGCGTTTGCGTTGCACGAAGTGTCGTGCGAGGGCGCGCCGCGCCTGCTGGTTGTGCTGACCGCTGAGGTCCTCCGGGAGTTGCGCGAAGGCTGGCTCGAGGAGGCTCAGGAGGCTTCGGAAGGCGTGCTCGTTGCCGCTGTGGGGGGTCGCTGTGACGAGCAGGAGGTTGCGCGTGGGGTCGCGCGCGAGGTCGCGCAGCAGCCGGTGGCGTTGGTGTTGGCTGCTGCGCCCGACGGTGCCGGGGTCGGCGCAGGTGTGCGCCTCGTCGACGATGACGAGTTCGGGCGCGCCGCGCAGGAACTCGTCGCGGTGCCGCTCAGACTTGATGTAGTCGAGGCTGACGATGGTGAAGGGGTGCCGGTCGAAGACGCTCTCGCCGAGGCGCAGACCGCGTTCGAGCTTGCGCACGGTGCTGGGCAGCACCAGCTCGGCGGCAATGTGGAAGCGCTCGGCGAGCTCGTCACGCCACTGCTCGGCCAGGTGGGGTGGGCAAAGGACGCTGATGCGCGTGATCTCGCCCCGGTCGAGCAGCTCGCGAGCGACGAGTGCCGCTTCGATCGTCTTGCCGATGCCGACGTCGTCCGCGATGAGGAGTCGTACGGGGTCGAGCTTGAGCGCCATGAGGAGCGGCACGAGTTGGTAGGGGCGCGGTTCCACTGCGATGCGCCCGAGGCTGCGGAACGGCCCGGTGGTGGCGCGTGCGGTGAGCATGGCAGCGTCGCGTAGCATGCCGGCGCTGCGAGCGTCACCCAGGTCGTCGCCAGTTGGAAGGGCGAAGGTGGCGCTTGTGACGTCGTCGCGTTCGAGGGGGAGGTAGACGGCGGTGGTTTCCTCTGCCCGCCCGCCGAGCGCGCGCAGGACGAGGAAGTCGTCGGTGCTGTCGGGTTGCACCACCCACTCGCGGCCACGGGTACGGACGAGGCTACCGGTTTCGAACGTCACGCTGGATCTCCGTTTCGTGGGCCTGTGGCTGCTGAGGCGCTCACGGGGGCTCGGTTGGGGCGGCGTGCCGTCGTTGCGTGGGCACGACTGGGGCGGTGGACGGTCATCGCGCGGGCACGGTTGAGTCGGCGAATGGTCATCGCGCGGGTCCGAACAGCCAGGCGTACTCCTCGAGTTTCCGGGGCCAGTCGTCGTAGTGGTGGAAGCGGATGACGGTGTAGCCGCGGTCGTCGAGGCGTTGGTCGAACTCGCAGTCGCGCATCTGTCGCTCGGGGTGGTCGTGATGTGGGCCGTCGACGTATATGACGGCCTTGATGCTGTCGGTTAGATAGGCGAAGTCGGGGCGGGTGCCGGCGTCCTCGATGCGTTGCTGCGCGTGCGTGGGCAGGCGGTGCCCGCGACGCTCGAGTAGGTCGAGGAAGTTGCGTTCGAGGTCGGATTCGCACAGGCGCCGGAGGCGCGTGAGTTGCTCTGAGCGCGGTAGATGCGTGCTGGACGCCTCGGTGCGCGCAGCGGTCAGGGCCATGAGGTGCTCGTGGATGGCGTGCCGGTCGAGTAACGCGTGGCTCATCTGGTTGCTGTAGGACATAAGGCAGTCGTAGCAGGCGGCCTCGCAACGTTCGGCGGCGTGCGGGGCGTGGTCTTGGTCCTCGCCCGAGATGGGGTCGAAGTGGCAGATCTCCAACGCGCGCATGGCAATGCGGCTCACGGCGGTGGGTTCGTCCAGCAGGTGTCGCAGCACACCGGCGCCGCCCTCGGCGGCCTCGTAGAGCAGGATGGTGCGCGGTGGAGTGTCCGGGGTGCCGGGGAGAAGTTCGGCGGCGAGCTCGTTCTCCTCCAGTTGGTACTCGACTTGGATGGCGGTCTTGAGCGCGTCGCGTAGCGTGTGGAACTGCGCCTCGTCCAGGTGCAGGTTGCCGCCCGGTTCCCACAGCATGGCGTTGCGCGTGTCGTCGACGTAGGGGATGACGGTCTTAACCTGCTTGAAGCCTTCGGCGGCAGCGTCGTTGTCGGCCTCGTCGAGGCCTTCGGCTTCCTTGTTACTGGCCCACTTGCCGCTCTTGAGGTCGAGTGGGAAGCCGTAGGCGTGCTTGTTCTCGCGTCGGCGCCAACCCAGGTTGATGCGCCACAGGGTGGCGGCGGGCGCGATGGTCACGTTGGCCAATTCCGCACCATCGGCGCCCTTGACAGTGCCGGCGCGGGTGACGGGTCGGCCATCGCTGGTGGCGAAGCGCACGGCCGTGATGACCTCGTAACCGAGGCGTTGGCGTTCCTCCTCATCACTGTTGATGCGCGCCACTCGCGTGGTGGAGACGTTCTGCAGGCGCAGCAGATCGACCAGGGTGTGGTCGAGTTGCGCGCGGCAATGCTCGCACGTGTCCGGGCCGGGGTCGCCGACGAGCGGGTGCAGGTACCCGCAAACTCTGCACAGCTTGGCACGGCCGCTGGCGAGGCCCTCCACTTCGTTGTCCTGCGCGAGATTGACCTTGGTGACGCGGTACTTCGAGCCTTCGTGGTAGATGAGCGCGCGCGGCCCGAACTCGTGGATGGCCAGGAAGCGCGGGCGTTGCACGAACTCGTCACGCACCGCGCCAAGGCGCCGGCCGGGGATGTACGCCGCCAGCGGCAGGCGCGGGAACGAATAGCCCGGTAGGAAGCCTTCGCTGGCGAAGTAACGGTAGGAGTAGAAGTCGCTCTGCATCGCCTTGCCCGTGTCGGTGAGTAGTCCCATCTGGTTCTCGGCTTCGCCGCGCAGGCGCTTGGCTTGCGTCTTCTCCCCCGCGCTCTTGGTGGCGTCGGCGATGACGGCGTTGGCAGCGTGGAACTGCGCGGTGGAGCTGCGGTACAGCTCGCGCCAGCGGTCGCAGGCCAGGTCGAAGTTCTCCGCGGCGTTGCGCAGTGTGTCGTTCAACCACTCCGGGTGGTACCAAGGCGCATTCGCGAACGCTTCTTCGTCCCGCTCGAGCAGCTTCGCGACACGCGTGGCCGCCCGCAACCTAGCCTGTGGGTTCTCCAGGTCTGCGCGCAGTTGCTCCCGGACGGGCAGGGCGGGTTCGTCGATGACCAGAACGTCGCGCAGAGAGCGGCCAAGGTCGGCCTTCGTCTCCGACAGCCACACGGCGTGCACGTGCGCACGCACGAGGTCTTCGTTGGCGAGATCGAGGCGCGGTGGCTCCACCACACCCGCCACCATGCGGTCTTGCCGAGCAAAGTAGTACTGGTCGTGTCCGCTGCCCGTGGCGCAGTAAGTGAACACCAATGCTGGTTGCCCACTCCGGCCGGCACGGCCCGAGCGCTGTGCGTAGTTCGCAGGGGTGGGAGGCACGTTGCGCATGTTCACGATGTTCAACTCGGCGATGTCTACCCCAAGCTCCATCGTCGGGGAGCAGTACAGCACCGGCAGGCGCCCCTCGCGGAACTCCTCCTCGCGCTCCTCGCGCCACTCGCTCGGCACCTGCGCGGTGTGCTCGCGCGCCTCGAGGTTGCCCAGGTGCAGCGCCGTCTCCTGATAGAAGCGCCGGAAGAAGACGTTGATGTGCCCATCCTCCTCCTCGCCGCGCACGGCTTTGAGCGGGTCGTCGTACGGGTGGGTGCCGTCCCCCGCATGCCACCTCAGAGCACTGGGGCGCAGACGGTACCCGGGGACTTGCCCCTCCTTCGTGCCAGGGTGCACGACCGCCAGGAATCCGTAGTTGGCGAGTCGTTCGAGCAAGATCTTGATGATGGTCTGGGAGTCCTCGACGGTCAATTTCGCGTCCAGGTGTGGGAAGGTCGCCAAGCGCCGCAGGTAACGTGCGTACTGGCTGCGGCCGGACACGTAGATATTCTTGCCACGTTCGAGCTTGGTTTGCGAGCGCGGGTACGCGGTCGTGTGGTACTCCAGTTTCTCGTTCTCGTCGAATGCCCAATGGCCCTTAAGGAAGTTGCGGCTGCGCGTCTGGACCTGCTCCTGGAAGGCCGGGTCGAGCCACTCGGTGTCGATGGCAAGGTTGCGGCGGAAGTGCTCCAGTAGCACCTTGGCGACGTCGAAGCGCTGCTGCGCGTTGGCACCTGCGAGAGCCTCGTGTGTGTCCGCCCACAAGGCGTCCTGCGAGCAGGCGTCCAGCAGATCCGGGTAGCGGATTTCAAGCAACCCGACCTGCTCGAGGTTAGGCGCGGTGAGGCGCCAGCCCCGCTCCAAGTCGCGGTAGATGCGGTACGACAACACCTCGCGCAGCGACTTCGCCGCATCGTTCCGGATGGCGGTGCCCACGAACTGACCAACGTTGGCGGCGTACTCGAACAGATCCATGTCGAGCGCCTGGAACACCGCCGGCGCGACTGCGTCGAAGCCGAGACCTGCATCGCCCGCGTCGCGCACCGCCTTGTACAGCGAGCCGCGAAGCATGCCGACATCCACGAAGTCGTTGAAGTGCCCCGCCTGCAAACTGGCGTCCTGACGGTTGTCCGTGAAGCTCAACAGTTTCCGCGCCTTCGCGGGCAGGTCGTCCGTAGCCTGTAACTGCCGGATGGCGGAGAGCGACAAGACGGTGGTTGCGGTTGCTCGTCCACCTGTTCCCAGCACGCTGACGCGCGAGTACTCGTTGCCGCTTGACGGGTAATACACGCCGCAGTTCAGGCAGAAGTTCAGCGCCGCCGGCACGAACTGGAAGGCAGCGCCTCCCACGCCCGGCCGACCGTCCGGCAGTAGGCTGACGGGCGATGGGACTCGCTCGCGCTTGTCGTA encodes:
- a CDS encoding helicase-related protein, with the protein product MTFETGSLVRTRGREWVVQPDSTDDFLVLRALGGRAEETTAVYLPLERDDVTSATFALPTGDDLGDARSAGMLRDAAMLTARATTGPFRSLGRIAVEPRPYQLVPLLMALKLDPVRLLIADDVGIGKTIEAALVARELLDRGEITRISVLCPPHLAEQWRDELAERFHIAAELVLPSTVRKLERGLRLGESVFDRHPFTIVSLDYIKSERHRDEFLRGAPELVIVDEAHTCADPGTVGRSSQHQRHRLLRDLARDPTRNLLLVTATPHSGNEHAFRSLLSLLEPAFAQLPEDLSGQHNQQARRALARHFVQRKRGDIRSYMDAATPFPERDDADVPYTLSPEYKGLFEKVLAYARETLDTGDGSHRQRVRWWSMLALLRALASSPAAAASTLRNRAVVSETESAAEADELGRRTVLDQVDDETNEGIDVTPGSQETDDDASNHRKRLLAYAREADALGGEHDNKLSTVIKLVKDLVKDGYAPIVFCRFIPTAEYVADALRGAMNGVDVAAVTGRLVPEEREARILDLAKSEKRVLVATDCLSEGVNLQAAFDAVIHYDLSWNPTRHEQREGRVDRYGQPQPKVLMRTMYGTDNQIDGIVLDVLIRKHKTIRTSLGISVPVPAQSDELIEAIFEGLLLRGLDRGHAQQAALFDDLDEYIKPKAADLGRKWDAAADRERRSRTVFAQESLKPDEVMRELTAAQTALGGKHLLERFLTTAVRAHKGIATPTRHGALDLDLSSAPTALKDAIHAEHTRMRARLGPPTRPGETLLTRTHPFTEALATYVLDAALDEHLESTAKRAGVMRTHAVEVRTTLLLARFRYHLTTTHAGRTWQTLAEDIALLAYQGATESATWLEEDATAALLAATPGGNIDPGQARDYHQRFLDGANAINPHLNDTAEAHAQALLEAHRRVREAARAKGLRYQVEPLLPVDILGVYTYLPA
- a CDS encoding DEAD/DEAH box helicase, with translation MDIFNFRNLLTRDYSEYARSFIHVTTHDVANRVQKAFDTQELWPEPLVQLNPAFATGASVPDLVKGDKLHPLCADVFRHGKSETEYGVPLDLYKHQVEAIDIARGGDNYVVTTGTGSGKSLTYIIPIVDHVLRHGSGKGIQAIVVYPMNALANSQAGELEKFLGFGFGSTPPVTYNRYTGQDDEETRRRIKENPPDILLTNYVMLELILTRGRDESLVQSASGLKYLVFDELHTYRGRQGADVAMLIRRVRDRMGGPDLQCIGTSATMGSRGGIREQREEVARVATKVFGDDVKAEHVVGETLRRITAPIDLDDASLPERLAASVQAVESLITKPFSEFVQDPLCSWVESTIGVRVDEETGTLVRQTPQRLTGPDGVAAALEHLTGLPTGSTEAPLQRLLTAGYDIVDDPASNRPLRAFAFRLHQFYNRGDTVYASPEPPGERYVTLRAQKLVPGEPQKVLLPLAFCRECGHEYYTVWRAQDEGGLRFTPRRLGEVRGTGDASAGYLYMNAERPWPAKDSLEEFQALPEDWLEEKNGELRVKYDKRERVPSPVSLLPDGRPGVGGAAFQFVPAALNFCLNCGVYYPSSGNEYSRVSVLGTGGRATATTVLSLSAIRQLQATDDLPAKARKLLSFTDNRQDASLQAGHFNDFVDVGMLRGSLYKAVRDAGDAGLGFDAVAPAVFQALDMDLFEYAANVGQFVGTAIRNDAAKSLREVLSYRIYRDLERGWRLTAPNLEQVGLLEIRYPDLLDACSQDALWADTHEALAGANAQQRFDVAKVLLEHFRRNLAIDTEWLDPAFQEQVQTRSRNFLKGHWAFDENEKLEYHTTAYPRSQTKLERGKNIYVSGRSQYARYLRRLATFPHLDAKLTVEDSQTIIKILLERLANYGFLAVVHPGTKEGQVPGYRLRPSALRWHAGDGTHPYDDPLKAVRGEEEDGHINVFFRRFYQETALHLGNLEAREHTAQVPSEWREEREEEFREGRLPVLYCSPTMELGVDIAELNIVNMRNVPPTPANYAQRSGRAGRSGQPALVFTYCATGSGHDQYYFARQDRMVAGVVEPPRLDLANEDLVRAHVHAVWLSETKADLGRSLRDVLVIDEPALPVREQLRADLENPQARLRAATRVAKLLERDEEAFANAPWYHPEWLNDTLRNAAENFDLACDRWRELYRSSTAQFHAANAVIADATKSAGEKTQAKRLRGEAENQMGLLTDTGKAMQSDFYSYRYFASEGFLPGYSFPRLPLAAYIPGRRLGAVRDEFVQRPRFLAIHEFGPRALIYHEGSKYRVTKVNLAQDNEVEGLASGRAKLCRVCGYLHPLVGDPGPDTCEHCRAQLDHTLVDLLRLQNVSTTRVARINSDEEERQRLGYEVITAVRFATSDGRPVTRAGTVKGADGAELANVTIAPAATLWRINLGWRRRENKHAYGFPLDLKSGKWASNKEAEGLDEADNDAAAEGFKQVKTVIPYVDDTRNAMLWEPGGNLHLDEAQFHTLRDALKTAIQVEYQLEENELAAELLPGTPDTPPRTILLYEAAEGGAGVLRHLLDEPTAVSRIAMRALEICHFDPISGEDQDHAPHAAERCEAACYDCLMSYSNQMSHALLDRHAIHEHLMALTAARTEASSTHLPRSEQLTRLRRLCESDLERNFLDLLERRGHRLPTHAQQRIEDAGTRPDFAYLTDSIKAVIYVDGPHHDHPERQMRDCEFDQRLDDRGYTVIRFHHYDDWPRKLEEYAWLFGPAR
- a CDS encoding N-6 DNA methylase, translated to MARHHDFTTIRTEGALLPPDLLRRLRDTDKDLPGLTPDAYHLIGHTRLSEAISEAWNKLQGAWAAFQAARATIPPGNPGTATTRDRWLLPLFQVLDYGRLQTTTVRELGGKTYPISHAWSHVPIHLVGCNIDLDTRTAGVAGAARQSPHGLIQTYLNATDESLWGVVSNGLKLRLLRDNHTLTRQAYLEFDLEAMLAGEVYADFVLLYLTLHQSRLEADKPENTLLEQWTRAAQEQGTRALDRLRDGVHAALTTLGQGFLEHPANTNLRTDLTKGTLTPQHYYRQLLRVIYRFLVLFASEDRDLLHPPTASEDARRRYTYYSTRRLRDLADAIPGGRHPDQYQLLKRTWHWLGSDGASDLAIPALGGFLFSPGATPHLDTAELTNRSLLTAIRHLAYTQVNHARYPIDYKNLGAEELGSVYESLLELQPRLDPDPSHFTLETLTGNERKTTGSYYTPTSLITLLLDSALDPVLDEAMRKDDAEKAILELKVVDPASGSGHFLIAAAHRIAKRLAQVRTGDDEPTPQATRAALRDTITHCLYGVDLNDMAAELCKVALWLEALDPGKPLTFLDHHIKTGNSLIGAPHTKTIPQLLQDGIPDNAYIALLGDDKQTTNAAKRRNREERGGQSSLFANQDADPGAAVARSLRKLEATPDDDIEATRAKEVAYHQLEEQQGFTRAHAIADAWTAAFFWPKRPDQPTPITTNDLHDLANDHTLTSDRQAVIGDLRDRHRYFHWGIEFADVFHREHPGFDVVLGNPPWEHTELKEQEWFASRDQDITNAPTGAARKAAIDRLEHENPSLHRAFLEAKRRHDGIAHFIAKSGRYPLCGRGRINTYAAFAELDRDLTRATGRAGFIVPSGIATDHTTQHYFRAITENHNLVSLYDFENRRKVFPAVDSRVKFALVTLSGSARPIQEAWYVFFAHEPTDVLDADKRFTLTADDIKLLNPNTRTAPTFRTRRDAEITKRIYQRFPVLINEETGENPWDITFKQGLFNMTSDSGLFRTRDQLEAQGYELDGNIFRQGNGTYLPLYEAKMIHHFDHRFATYERDGRIRDTTLEEHQDPSFAPMPRYWVEDVEVEERLVKRDRDGNVIWRWEQPWLLGFRDIARSTDERTAIFSLIPRVAV